A window of the Bacillus sp. A301a_S52 genome harbors these coding sequences:
- a CDS encoding ATP-binding cassette domain-containing protein — protein sequence MIQLNNISKVFSTKKHDDVVALANVSLEVKKGEIFGVIGYSGAGKSTLVRCVNLLEKPTSGEVIVNGQHLNDMSKEDLRANRQNIGMIFQGFNLLKTATVYDNIAIPLKLAGVATTEIPKRVEKYLQVVGLANKKNDFPNQLSGGQKQRVAIARALSHEPDILLSDEATSALDPETTDAILELLLKINKEFGITILLITHEMHVIQKICDRVAVMENGEIIEQGDVIELYSNAKNETTKRFIQSIFPHDIPNDILDELSQKGPVISLTFVGTSANKPALSAVSKKFNVHTNILSGNIVQLKDKPFGKLIAHIEGDKVDTDQALAYLRDEGVQINEVTVS from the coding sequence GTGATACAACTTAACAATATTTCAAAAGTGTTCTCAACGAAAAAGCACGATGACGTAGTTGCTTTAGCCAATGTGTCGTTAGAAGTGAAGAAAGGCGAAATATTTGGTGTTATCGGGTATAGTGGAGCCGGAAAAAGCACGCTCGTCCGTTGTGTAAATCTCCTTGAAAAACCTACTTCAGGAGAGGTTATCGTGAATGGCCAACATTTAAATGATATGTCAAAAGAAGATTTGCGGGCAAATAGGCAAAATATCGGAATGATTTTCCAAGGGTTTAATTTGTTAAAAACAGCCACTGTTTATGATAATATTGCCATCCCATTAAAACTGGCGGGAGTGGCTACAACTGAGATACCTAAACGGGTTGAGAAATATTTACAGGTGGTCGGCCTGGCGAACAAGAAAAATGACTTTCCAAATCAATTGTCTGGTGGTCAAAAGCAACGAGTAGCAATTGCGAGGGCGCTCTCTCATGAGCCTGACATTTTACTCAGTGATGAAGCAACCAGTGCATTAGACCCTGAAACAACAGATGCCATATTAGAGCTACTATTAAAAATAAACAAAGAATTTGGTATTACAATCTTACTAATTACACACGAGATGCATGTTATTCAAAAAATTTGTGATCGTGTGGCTGTGATGGAGAATGGTGAAATCATTGAACAAGGAGATGTGATTGAGCTTTACTCCAATGCTAAAAATGAGACGACTAAACGCTTTATTCAAAGTATTTTTCCCCACGACATTCCAAACGACATACTCGATGAATTAAGTCAAAAAGGTCCTGTTATTAGTTTGACTTTTGTAGGAACATCAGCAAATAAACCAGCCCTGTCAGCTGTCTCGAAAAAATTTAATGTCCACACGAATATTTTATCAGGCAATATTGTGCAATTAAAGGACAAACCGTTCG